In a genomic window of Rhizobium sp. CIAT894:
- a CDS encoding DUF2147 domain-containing protein: protein MLSTFSTTAPSRRIISVNQLAGLCVLQKSKEDGPMRIAVLIACTAAISNAAASQPQQAVDPSGIWLRDDGNARVRIAPCGTNICATNLWIGDTSKGEEAGDRLVMSLQPKSPDTLAGTAYDAKRDRTYSITVQVLEKSLVTRGCILGGLLCKNVHWQPAQ from the coding sequence ATGCTCTCGACATTCTCTACGACGGCACCGTCTCGCCGGATCATTTCAGTGAACCAATTGGCCGGCCTGTGCGTATTGCAGAAAAGCAAGGAGGACGGACCGATGAGGATAGCGGTTCTGATTGCATGTACAGCCGCGATATCGAACGCCGCCGCGTCTCAGCCGCAGCAAGCGGTCGATCCGAGCGGGATCTGGCTGCGTGACGACGGAAACGCACGGGTGCGCATCGCGCCCTGCGGCACCAACATCTGCGCGACCAATCTGTGGATCGGCGATACCAGCAAGGGCGAAGAAGCCGGCGATCGCCTGGTCATGTCACTTCAGCCGAAATCGCCAGACACACTGGCAGGCACTGCTTATGACGCAAAACGCGACCGTACCTATTCGATCACCGTTCAGGTCCTGGAAAAATCACTTGTCACCCGTGGCTGCATTCTGGGTGGCCTTTTGTGCAAGAACGTCCATTGGCAGCCTGCCCAATAA
- a CDS encoding DUF2177 family protein, translating into MKTVITAYLATGIAFLIVDAIWLTTMADLLYRPLLGDKLEPQFLVAPAICFYLIYVAGIVFFAVLPALESGGLAKAALNGAVLGLVAYTTYDLTNQATLKDWPLAITLADIPWGAFVTALGASAGFMVASRV; encoded by the coding sequence ATGAAAACTGTCATCACAGCCTATCTGGCGACCGGCATCGCCTTCCTGATTGTCGATGCCATCTGGCTGACGACGATGGCCGATCTGCTCTACAGACCGCTTCTGGGCGACAAGCTCGAGCCACAGTTTCTGGTGGCGCCGGCAATTTGCTTCTACCTCATCTATGTCGCCGGTATCGTGTTCTTCGCCGTTCTGCCGGCTCTTGAAAGCGGTGGTCTTGCCAAGGCGGCACTGAATGGCGCGGTGCTCGGCCTTGTCGCCTATACGACATACGACCTGACCAACCAGGCGACCTTGAAAGACTGGCCGCTTGCCATCACGCTCGCCGACATTCCGTGGGGGGCCTTTGTGACAGCCCTCGGCGCGTCAGCCGGTTTTATGGTCGCCAGTCGCGTCTGA
- a CDS encoding cyclopropane-fatty-acyl-phospholipid synthase family protein, giving the protein MNLSVTAITAAERLPLPDYALRFGISRLVGRTRRLLVDGSGPTDREFARSMDKWPIAVHTDAANEQHYELPAAFFALTLGPRRKYSSCLYASSGTTLAEAEVAALEETCTHADLADGQDILELGCGWGSLCLFMAERYPAARIVSVSNSSSQRAYLEAETRRRGLRNVTIITADMNAFAPEGTFDRIVSVEMFEHMSNWQALLQRARCWIRPDGRLFMHVFSHHKSAYRFDHADKADWIARHFFTGGVMPSHGLVREFGDSFIVEKDWRWSGKHYERTALDWLDNFDRNRDAIRPIFTATYGRDAALWMRRWRLFFLATAGLFGHADGRDWGVSHYRLRPAGPGD; this is encoded by the coding sequence ATGAATCTATCGGTTACCGCCATTACGGCCGCCGAACGGCTGCCACTTCCCGATTATGCCCTGCGCTTCGGCATCAGCCGGCTGGTCGGCCGCACGCGCCGGCTGCTGGTGGACGGAAGCGGCCCGACGGATCGTGAGTTTGCGCGATCGATGGACAAATGGCCAATCGCCGTTCACACCGATGCAGCCAACGAGCAGCATTACGAGCTGCCGGCGGCGTTTTTTGCGCTGACGCTCGGTCCGCGCCGCAAATATTCCTCCTGCCTATATGCCTCATCCGGCACCACGCTGGCCGAAGCCGAGGTTGCGGCCCTGGAGGAAACCTGCACCCATGCAGACCTTGCGGACGGCCAGGACATTCTGGAACTCGGTTGTGGCTGGGGCTCCCTTTGCCTGTTCATGGCCGAGCGTTACCCTGCTGCGCGCATCGTCTCCGTGTCGAATTCGTCGTCCCAACGCGCTTATCTGGAGGCCGAAACCAGACGGCGCGGCCTCCGGAACGTGACGATCATCACCGCCGACATGAACGCCTTTGCTCCCGAGGGGACTTTCGACCGGATCGTTTCGGTCGAAATGTTCGAGCATATGTCCAATTGGCAGGCGTTGCTCCAGCGGGCACGCTGCTGGATCCGCCCGGATGGTCGGCTCTTCATGCATGTCTTCTCCCATCACAAGTCCGCCTATCGCTTCGACCACGCCGACAAGGCGGATTGGATCGCTCGGCATTTCTTCACCGGCGGCGTGATGCCGAGCCACGGTCTGGTGCGGGAGTTCGGCGACAGCTTCATCGTCGAAAAGGACTGGCGTTGGAGCGGCAAGCATTACGAACGAACGGCGCTCGACTGGCTCGATAACTTCGACCGGAATCGGGATGCGATCCGCCCCATTTTCACGGCCACCTACGGGCGGGATGCGGCTCTTTGGATGCGGCGCTGGCGGCTGTTCTTTCTTGCCACGGCAGGGCTCTTCGGACACGCCGATGGCAGGGATTGGGGTGTCAGCCACTATCGGCTGCGCCCTGCCGGACCAGGAGATTGA
- a CDS encoding DUF1295 domain-containing protein has product MLLAAALSLAMAGVSLAVFKGATSGWIDAIWSLLVGAAGIFASLIPVDGWEADWRRQLLVGAIAGLWSCRLGIHILRRTVQGAEDPRYAKLREEWGESWRSRLFLFLQIQAAAALLLAAAIFLAARNPTIGVRWSDVVGVAILVIAVIGEGAADAQLARFRSQFANRKKVCDEGLWSLSRHPNYFFQWLGWTGYAIIAIGPAGAWSWGWLALAGPVFMYWLLVHVSGIPPLEAHMMRSRGTAFASYANRVNAFWPGPQNREKPT; this is encoded by the coding sequence ATGCTCCTGGCAGCCGCTCTTTCACTCGCCATGGCCGGTGTGTCGCTTGCCGTCTTCAAGGGCGCGACATCTGGCTGGATAGACGCGATCTGGTCGTTGCTTGTTGGCGCTGCCGGCATTTTCGCGTCGCTCATCCCCGTCGATGGCTGGGAGGCAGACTGGCGGCGTCAACTGCTGGTCGGTGCCATCGCGGGGCTCTGGTCCTGCAGGCTCGGCATTCACATCCTGCGGCGCACGGTGCAGGGCGCAGAGGATCCACGCTACGCCAAACTGCGTGAGGAATGGGGCGAAAGCTGGCGGTCACGCCTGTTCCTCTTCCTGCAGATACAGGCAGCCGCCGCGCTTCTTCTTGCCGCCGCGATTTTCCTGGCCGCACGCAACCCCACAATCGGCGTTCGATGGAGCGATGTCGTCGGTGTTGCGATTCTTGTCATAGCTGTGATTGGCGAAGGCGCTGCCGATGCGCAGTTGGCACGGTTCCGCAGCCAATTCGCAAACAGAAAAAAGGTATGTGACGAAGGCCTGTGGAGTCTTTCGCGCCATCCCAACTACTTCTTTCAATGGCTCGGATGGACCGGCTACGCGATCATCGCGATCGGGCCGGCAGGCGCCTGGAGCTGGGGCTGGCTGGCACTCGCCGGTCCAGTGTTCATGTACTGGCTGCTCGTGCATGTGTCGGGAATTCCACCGCTTGAAGCGCATATGATGCGCTCGCGGGGCACCGCCTTTGCTTCCTATGCCAATCGCGTCAATGCCTTCTGGCCCGGCCCGCAAAACAGGGAAAAGCCGACATGA
- a CDS encoding ChrR family anti-sigma-E factor: MMTTHHATDETLMRFAAGTLAAAPAIVVEAHLASCPACCARVGEYEALGGALLEEIEPTPLSATALNNLLSILDDENDAAPLEPAPPAWLEIEGVRLPEALRGCDIGRWRWIGPGMKMSRIGVPKDPDANLILLKVGPGRALPDHGHVGTEFTYIVSGSFSDRFGTFRPGDLAEMDEDVEHQPVVDKNGECICLAAMEGKMRFKSVIGRMLQPLFGM, translated from the coding sequence ATGATGACAACACATCACGCAACCGACGAGACCTTGATGCGATTTGCAGCTGGCACTCTTGCCGCAGCGCCGGCCATCGTCGTCGAGGCGCACCTGGCTAGCTGCCCGGCCTGCTGCGCCCGCGTCGGCGAATATGAAGCGCTTGGCGGCGCCCTTCTCGAGGAGATTGAACCCACGCCTCTTTCGGCAACGGCGCTGAACAACCTGCTGTCGATACTCGATGACGAAAATGACGCGGCACCCCTCGAGCCCGCACCGCCCGCATGGCTGGAGATCGAGGGCGTCCGCCTGCCGGAAGCCTTGCGGGGCTGTGACATCGGCCGCTGGCGCTGGATCGGTCCAGGCATGAAGATGAGCCGGATTGGCGTACCAAAGGATCCGGATGCCAACCTCATTCTGCTCAAGGTCGGCCCCGGTCGGGCTCTTCCCGATCACGGTCATGTGGGCACGGAGTTCACCTATATCGTGTCTGGCTCGTTCTCCGACCGATTCGGTACGTTCCGACCGGGTGATCTGGCGGAAATGGACGAGGACGTTGAACACCAGCCTGTTGTCGACAAGAATGGTGAGTGTATCTGCCTCGCAGCCATGGAGGGCAAGATGCGTTTCAAGAGCGTTATCGGCCGCATGCTCCAGCCGCTCTTTGGTATGTGA
- a CDS encoding sigma-70 family RNA polymerase sigma factor, producing the protein MNEVSSRVEIDRQQGVPTGRRLAMVNSLEAQQAPSPDQLVGMMVQIARERDRQAFALLFRYFGPRLKSFFLRWTISSGVAEDLVQETMLNVWRKASYFDPERAGVATWIFTVARNIRIDHLRRQRDPATLPPDAETVPETVEDGLLESERDAQVRHALTALSPEQQTIIRLSYFSEKSQTEIADELGIPLGTVKSRTRLAINRLRALLEDQP; encoded by the coding sequence ATGAATGAAGTTTCGAGCCGTGTTGAGATCGATCGTCAGCAAGGTGTGCCGACCGGCCGGCGGCTCGCCATGGTGAATTCACTGGAAGCACAACAGGCGCCCTCTCCCGATCAGCTTGTCGGAATGATGGTGCAGATCGCTCGAGAGCGGGATCGGCAGGCGTTCGCACTGCTGTTTCGTTATTTCGGACCGCGTCTTAAATCCTTCTTCCTGCGCTGGACGATCTCCTCCGGTGTGGCGGAAGATCTGGTGCAGGAGACGATGCTGAACGTCTGGCGCAAGGCCTCCTATTTTGATCCTGAGCGGGCGGGTGTCGCGACATGGATTTTCACGGTCGCGCGCAACATCCGCATTGACCACCTGCGCCGGCAGCGTGATCCGGCGACTCTGCCGCCCGATGCCGAAACCGTACCGGAGACGGTCGAGGACGGACTACTTGAGTCCGAGCGGGACGCGCAGGTGCGCCATGCGCTGACCGCACTCTCGCCGGAGCAACAGACGATTATCCGGCTCTCCTACTTCAGTGAGAAATCGCAGACCGAAATCGCCGATGAACTGGGCATCCCGCTCGGCACCGTGAAATCTAGGACACGCCTGGCAATCAACCGCCTGCGCGCGCTGCTGGAAGACCAACCATGA